In Candidatus Tectomicrobia bacterium, a single window of DNA contains:
- the mnmA gene encoding tRNA 2-thiouridine(34) synthase MnmA, whose protein sequence is MRERVVVAMSGGVDSSVAAALLVERGYEVVGVGLRLADRLPGEAESFHRGCCAPRDLADARAVAARLGFPFYAMDAREAFRGAVVEGFAEAYLRGRTPNPCVDCNQEVKFHHLAERARALGAGRLATGHYARRVTAGGRLTLARSADRAKDQTYFLFGLTQAQLALAMFPLGDMEKRQVREAARRLGLPNAEKPESQEICFVPEGDYRRFLDRERPGWRRAGRIVDGDGNVLGAHEGVAEFTVGQRRGLGLGGGEPRFVVRLDSDTATVVAGRREELHRERFLVERVRWSLPIGREGRRLLVQVRHRQRPVPCLVRPRPGRAAEVVPEDPPALGAVAPGQAAVFYEGEVLQGGGWVAGE, encoded by the coding sequence ATGCGCGAGCGGGTGGTGGTGGCGATGAGCGGGGGGGTGGACAGCTCGGTGGCGGCCGCCCTGCTGGTGGAGCGGGGCTACGAGGTGGTGGGGGTGGGGCTGCGCCTGGCGGACCGGCTGCCGGGGGAGGCGGAGTCCTTCCACCGGGGCTGCTGCGCCCCGCGCGACCTGGCCGACGCGCGGGCGGTGGCGGCGCGGCTGGGCTTCCCCTTCTACGCGATGGACGCGCGGGAGGCCTTCCGGGGGGCGGTGGTGGAGGGCTTCGCGGAGGCCTACCTCCGGGGCCGCACCCCGAACCCCTGCGTGGACTGCAACCAGGAGGTGAAGTTCCACCACCTGGCGGAGCGGGCGCGGGCGCTGGGGGCGGGGCGGCTGGCGACGGGCCACTACGCCCGGCGGGTCACGGCCGGGGGGCGGCTCACCCTGGCCCGGAGCGCGGACCGGGCGAAGGACCAGACGTATTTCCTCTTCGGGCTGACCCAGGCCCAGCTCGCCCTCGCGATGTTCCCGCTGGGGGATATGGAGAAGCGCCAGGTGCGGGAGGCGGCGCGGCGGCTGGGCCTCCCGAACGCGGAGAAGCCCGAGAGCCAGGAGATCTGCTTCGTGCCGGAGGGGGACTACCGGCGCTTCCTGGACCGGGAGCGGCCGGGCTGGCGCCGGGCGGGGCGCATCGTGGACGGCGACGGGAACGTGCTCGGCGCGCACGAGGGCGTCGCCGAGTTCACGGTGGGCCAGCGGCGGGGGCTCGGGCTCGGGGGCGGGGAGCCGCGCTTCGTGGTGCGGCTCGATTCGGACACGGCGACGGTGGTGGCCGGGCGGCGGGAGGAGCTCCACCGGGAGCGCTTCCTCGTGGAGAGGGTGCGGTGGTCGCTGCCCATCGGGCGGGAGGGGCGGCGGCTCCTCGTCCAGGTGCGCCACCGGCAGCGGCCCGTCCCCTGCCTCGTGCGGCCCCGGCCGGGGCGGGCGGCCGAGGTCGTGCCCGAGGACCCTCCGGCCCTGGGCGCGGTGGCCCCGGGCCAGGCGGCCGTCTTCTACGAGGGGGAGGTGCTCCAGGGCGGGGGATGGGTGGCGGGGGAGTGA
- a CDS encoding alpha/beta fold hydrolase yields MPIARVPGGPDIHYEVRGEGPPLLLVSGTGHDHTFWSGQFPLFEPGFRVIVFDNRGVGRSGVPPPGYALADMADDAARVLDAAGAGRAHVMGFSMGGHISQELCLRHPGRVRSLGLHHTWSRNCARLRSFQAARKRLAGRGEREALVEMSLLGLYSHEYWDAHPAEMEKKRKWLIEASPADAGWIGQLEACLAGDTLERLGGIRVPTLITASTHDLIVGTHEAEEIHRRIPGSRLVIMEGTGHVALLERPEAFGRICLGFLREVGDA; encoded by the coding sequence ATGCCCATAGCGCGGGTCCCAGGCGGGCCGGACATCCACTACGAGGTGCGCGGCGAGGGCCCGCCCCTTCTCCTCGTGAGCGGGACGGGCCACGATCACACCTTCTGGTCGGGCCAGTTTCCCCTCTTCGAGCCCGGGTTCCGCGTCATCGTCTTCGACAACCGGGGGGTGGGGAGGAGCGGCGTGCCCCCGCCGGGCTACGCCCTGGCCGACATGGCCGACGACGCGGCCCGCGTGCTGGACGCCGCGGGCGCCGGGCGCGCCCACGTCATGGGCTTCTCCATGGGAGGCCACATCTCCCAGGAGCTCTGCCTCCGCCATCCCGGCCGGGTGCGCAGCCTGGGGCTGCACCACACCTGGAGCCGGAACTGCGCCCGCCTGCGGTCCTTCCAGGCGGCCCGCAAGCGCCTCGCCGGGCGGGGGGAGCGGGAGGCGCTCGTCGAGATGAGCCTCCTCGGGCTCTATTCGCACGAGTACTGGGACGCCCACCCCGCCGAGATGGAGAAGAAGAGGAAGTGGCTGATCGAGGCGTCGCCGGCGGACGCGGGCTGGATCGGCCAGCTCGAGGCCTGCCTCGCGGGCGACACCCTGGAGCGGCTGGGCGGGATCCGGGTGCCCACCCTGATCACCGCCTCGACGCACGACTTGATCGTGGGGACCCACGAGGCGGAGGAGATCCACCGGCGCATCCCGGGCTCCCGGCTCGTCATCATGGAGGGGACGGGGCACGTCGCCCTCCTCGAGCGGCCGGAGGCTTTCGGGCGCATCTGCCTCGGCTTCCTCCGCGAGGTGGGGGATGCGTGA
- a CDS encoding ABC transporter ATP-binding protein translates to MAEALLEVQGVVKRFGGFTALNGVSFEVREGERFGLIGPNGSGKTTLINCISGALRNDDGRILFRGIDITRTPAYRRTRLGIARSFQIPRPFSSMTVAENLCIPLEYAAGVRDADAPGEAREILRRIGLESKADAPTGGLTQIELRKLELARAMAARPSLLISDEAMAGLSSAEVDEILALLGRLNAQGITVIMIEHIMRAVMSFSERIVVLDAGDKIAEGTPGEIVNNKDVEKAYLGE, encoded by the coding sequence ATGGCGGAAGCCCTGCTGGAAGTCCAAGGCGTGGTCAAGCGCTTCGGGGGCTTCACCGCCCTGAACGGCGTCTCCTTCGAGGTGAGGGAGGGCGAGCGCTTCGGCCTCATCGGGCCGAACGGATCGGGCAAGACCACCCTCATCAACTGCATCTCGGGGGCGCTCCGCAACGACGACGGGCGGATCCTCTTCCGCGGGATCGACATCACCAGGACACCCGCGTACCGGCGGACCCGGCTGGGGATCGCGCGGAGCTTCCAGATCCCCCGGCCATTCTCCAGCATGACGGTGGCGGAGAACCTCTGCATCCCGCTCGAGTACGCCGCCGGCGTCCGCGACGCGGACGCTCCCGGCGAGGCGCGGGAGATCCTCCGGCGCATCGGGCTCGAATCCAAGGCGGACGCGCCGACCGGCGGCCTCACCCAGATCGAGCTGCGCAAGCTCGAGCTCGCCCGCGCCATGGCGGCCCGGCCCAGCCTCCTCATCTCGGACGAGGCCATGGCGGGGCTCTCCAGCGCCGAGGTGGACGAGATCCTCGCCCTCCTCGGCCGCCTCAACGCCCAGGGAATCACCGTCATCATGATCGAGCACATCATGCGGGCGGTCATGAGCTTCTCCGAGCGAATCGTGGTGCTCGACGCGGGGGACAAGATAGCGGAGGGCACGCCCGGGGAGATCGTGAACAACAAGGACGTGGAGAAGGCCTACCTTGGCGAATAG
- a CDS encoding amino acid ABC transporter substrate-binding protein — protein MKHTGKFWFGGWALAVWFAAASLLAGFPTAAQAAEKPIKIGFSMALTGGLAAGGKAALLAMQIWAEDVNKKGGLLGRPVELVFYDDQTKPANVPTIYTKLLDVDKVDFVVSPYGTNMTAPAMPIVMERKLTFISLFALAINEKFNYPYYFGSMPTGPKPYDDWSTGFFEVAAAQNPKPRTVALVGADAEYPVNALTGARKNIQKHGFRIVYDKRYPPATTDYTPIARAIKAVNPDIVYVASYPPDTVGMIKASKEVNLKPKIFGGGMVGLQFTPIQQNLGVALNGIVNYHTWVPEPTLMFPGIGDFFKKYKPRAVAEKLDPLGYYLPPLAYAYLEVLAQAIEATKSLDQKMVGEYIRKTEFSTIAGKIKFATNGEWAKSRMLMTQFQNIKSGDLEEFSKPGKMVVLSPEEFKSGKLIYPFQGWK, from the coding sequence ATGAAGCACACCGGAAAATTCTGGTTCGGAGGATGGGCGCTGGCCGTCTGGTTCGCCGCCGCCTCTCTCCTGGCGGGTTTCCCGACGGCCGCCCAGGCCGCCGAGAAGCCCATCAAGATCGGCTTCAGCATGGCGCTGACTGGCGGCCTCGCCGCGGGGGGGAAGGCGGCCCTTCTGGCCATGCAGATTTGGGCCGAAGACGTGAACAAGAAGGGCGGGCTGCTGGGGCGGCCCGTTGAGTTGGTGTTCTACGATGACCAGACCAAGCCCGCGAACGTGCCCACGATCTACACGAAGCTCCTCGACGTGGACAAGGTGGATTTCGTGGTTTCACCCTATGGCACCAACATGACCGCTCCGGCCATGCCCATCGTGATGGAGCGCAAGCTTACGTTCATATCCCTCTTCGCCCTCGCCATCAATGAGAAGTTCAACTACCCCTATTATTTCGGAAGCATGCCGACGGGCCCGAAACCTTACGATGACTGGTCCACGGGTTTCTTTGAAGTCGCTGCCGCGCAGAACCCCAAGCCCCGGACGGTCGCCCTCGTCGGCGCGGACGCCGAGTATCCTGTGAACGCCCTCACTGGCGCCCGGAAGAACATCCAGAAGCATGGCTTCCGGATCGTCTATGACAAGCGTTATCCCCCGGCCACGACGGACTACACCCCCATCGCCCGCGCCATCAAGGCGGTCAACCCGGACATCGTCTACGTAGCCTCCTATCCCCCCGATACGGTGGGCATGATCAAGGCCTCCAAAGAGGTCAACCTCAAGCCCAAGATCTTTGGAGGGGGCATGGTGGGGCTTCAGTTCACCCCCATTCAGCAGAATCTCGGGGTTGCGCTGAACGGGATAGTGAACTACCACACCTGGGTGCCCGAGCCGACCCTGATGTTTCCCGGCATCGGAGATTTCTTCAAGAAGTACAAGCCCAGGGCTGTCGCCGAGAAGCTCGATCCTTTAGGCTACTATCTTCCGCCGTTGGCCTACGCCTACCTGGAGGTTCTGGCCCAGGCCATCGAGGCCACGAAGAGCCTGGATCAGAAGATGGTCGGGGAGTACATCCGCAAGACCGAGTTCAGCACGATCGCGGGCAAGATTAAGTTCGCCACCAACGGCGAGTGGGCGAAATCCCGCATGCTCATGACCCAGTTCCAAAACATCAAGAGCGGCGATTTGGAGGAGTTCAGCAAGCCGGGCAAGATGGTGGTGCTTTCTCCCGAGGAGTTCAAGTCCGGGAAGCTGATCTATCCGTTCCAGGGCTGGAAGTAG
- a CDS encoding transposase, with translation MPFNPDARRRRSVRLKGWDYASRGAYFITICVQGRECRLGEIAGGKMRLSEAGAMVHRTWEELPLRFPNVGLDAFVVMPNHLHGILVLKVRRGESRIRPLEAGGSSPLHEGEHKVRPYGTLPWTIGRIVQAFKSTVTRRYAADVKEQGWPPFSGRFWQRNFYEHILRDEAEWDRAREYVLHNPLEWAEDENHPQNV, from the coding sequence ATGCCATTCAACCCCGACGCCCGCCGCCGCCGGTCGGTGCGGTTGAAGGGATGGGATTACGCCTCGCGCGGGGCGTATTTCATCACGATATGCGTGCAAGGCCGCGAATGCCGTCTGGGGGAGATCGCGGGCGGGAAGATGCGATTGAGCGAAGCCGGCGCGATGGTCCACCGGACATGGGAGGAATTGCCCCTCCGGTTTCCGAACGTGGGATTGGATGCGTTCGTGGTGATGCCGAATCACCTTCATGGGATATTGGTTTTGAAAGTCCGTAGGGGCGAATCTCGTATTCGCCCCCTGGAAGCGGGCGGGTCTTCGCCTTTGCATGAGGGCGAACACAAGGTTCGCCCCTACGGAACGTTGCCGTGGACAATTGGCCGTATCGTGCAGGCGTTCAAGTCCACGGTGACGCGGCGCTACGCCGCTGACGTGAAAGAACAAGGCTGGCCGCCCTTCTCCGGCAGGTTCTGGCAGCGCAATTTCTACGAGCACATCCTCCGGGACGAGGCGGAATGGGACCGCGCGCGGGAATACGTCCTGCACAATCCCCTGGAATGGGCGGAGGACGAGAACCACCCGCAAAATGTGTAG
- a CDS encoding histidine triad nucleotide-binding protein encodes MQDCIFCKIAAGQVPSKKVYEDKRLFAFEDINPQAPVHVVIIPKQHLETLLEIGDAHNELLGSIVTASSKIARKQGIAQSGFRLVANCNKDAGQSVFHIHFHLLGGRPMAWPPG; translated from the coding sequence ATGCAGGACTGCATCTTCTGCAAGATCGCCGCGGGCCAGGTCCCCTCCAAGAAGGTCTACGAGGACAAGCGCCTCTTCGCCTTTGAGGACATCAACCCCCAGGCCCCCGTCCACGTCGTCATCATCCCCAAGCAGCACCTCGAAACCCTGCTCGAAATCGGCGACGCCCACAACGAGCTCCTGGGCTCCATCGTCACCGCCTCGAGCAAGATCGCCCGCAAGCAGGGCATCGCCCAGAGCGGCTTCCGCCTCGTGGCCAACTGCAACAAGGACGCCGGCCAGAGCGTCTTCCACATCCACTTCCACCTGCTCGGCGGCCGCCCCATGGCCTGGCCCCCCGGGTAG
- a CDS encoding ABC transporter ATP-binding protein — protein MANRLVLKDVRAGYGSVQVLHGVSVEVAEGETVVLLGTNGNGKSTLIKCIMGMVRPDAGEIYLERDGRRIDLIGKAPEEVVNLGITLVPEGRRLFPKLTVEENLLLGAYRAEARREIGGNLAFCYEAFPILEQRKRQLAGSMSGGEQQMLAVARALMSAPRILLVDEPSVGLAPILVSRVIAKIKELKERYHLTVLMAEQNFNQAVKIADRGYIIVHGQIEFEGKDAGELSGHELVKKFYLGL, from the coding sequence TTGGCGAATAGGCTGGTCCTCAAGGACGTGCGGGCGGGCTACGGGTCCGTCCAGGTCCTCCACGGCGTCTCGGTGGAGGTCGCCGAGGGCGAGACGGTCGTGCTCCTCGGCACGAACGGCAACGGGAAGAGCACCCTCATTAAGTGCATCATGGGCATGGTGCGGCCGGATGCCGGGGAGATCTACCTCGAGCGCGACGGCCGGCGCATCGACCTCATCGGGAAAGCGCCGGAGGAGGTGGTGAACCTCGGCATCACCCTCGTCCCCGAGGGGAGGCGGCTCTTCCCCAAGCTCACGGTCGAGGAGAACCTCCTCCTCGGCGCCTACCGCGCCGAGGCGCGGCGCGAGATCGGCGGCAACCTCGCCTTCTGCTACGAGGCCTTCCCCATCCTGGAGCAGCGCAAGCGCCAGCTCGCCGGGAGCATGAGCGGGGGCGAGCAGCAGATGCTCGCCGTGGCCCGGGCCCTCATGTCGGCCCCGCGCATCCTCCTGGTGGACGAGCCCTCCGTGGGCCTCGCCCCCATCTTAGTCAGCCGCGTGATCGCCAAGATCAAGGAGCTCAAGGAGCGCTACCACCTCACCGTCCTGATGGCCGAGCAGAACTTCAACCAGGCCGTCAAGATCGCCGACCGTGGCTACATCATCGTCCACGGCCAGATCGAGTTCGAGGGCAAGGACGCGGGCGAGCTCTCCGGCCACGAGCTCGTCAAGAAGTTCTACCTCGGGTTGTAG
- a CDS encoding 2-isopropylmalate synthase, which yields MPKRTVVSQAAPKGPAASIPRVRIFDTTLRDGEQSPGCSMDRFQKVQMALQLEKLGVDIIEAGFPIASNDEFEAVRDVAKAVKRPIVAGLSRSSRGDIDRCWDAVRHARRPRIHTFIATSDIHLKYKLKMTRQDLLKEIAASVRYARKLCRDIEWSAEDATRSDWDFLAEAVKVAIAEGATTINLPDTVGYIVPSEFRRFWEHIFEKVPAYEDVVFSAHCHNDLGLAVANSLMAVECGVRQVECTVNGIGERAGNASLEEVVMALHTREDALPFTTNIRTREIYPASRLLTSMTGIPVQPNKAVVGKNAFAHEAGIHQHGVLSKAITYEIMTPKSVGRPSNSLVLGKHSGRAGLRNRYAQLGFKMTKDEVSAIYPRFIDLADKKREVYDEDLIALLQEERAGQAGSSYQLEFLQVTSSTGTQPAATAMVRIREGDTVHSEVGRGNGPVDAAVYAILRITGAKCRLTDFAVHSVTRGRDAMAEANLTVEFEDGIQLAGHAASPDTVEAGAKAFLNAVNKHRLTQSLKQNGPKGKGRKKKNGRAKEELKGI from the coding sequence ATGCCGAAGCGCACTGTCGTCTCTCAAGCGGCCCCGAAAGGCCCGGCCGCCTCGATTCCCCGCGTACGCATCTTCGACACCACCCTCCGGGACGGCGAGCAGTCCCCCGGCTGCAGCATGGACCGCTTCCAGAAGGTCCAGATGGCTCTCCAGCTCGAGAAGCTGGGGGTGGACATCATCGAGGCCGGCTTCCCCATCGCGTCGAACGATGAGTTCGAGGCCGTGCGGGACGTGGCCAAGGCGGTCAAGCGGCCCATCGTGGCCGGCCTCTCCCGCTCCTCTCGCGGGGACATCGACCGGTGCTGGGACGCCGTCCGCCACGCGCGGCGGCCGCGCATCCACACCTTCATCGCCACCTCCGACATCCACCTCAAGTACAAGCTCAAGATGACGCGGCAGGACCTCCTGAAGGAGATCGCCGCCTCGGTGCGGTACGCCCGGAAGCTCTGCCGCGACATCGAGTGGAGCGCCGAGGACGCCACCCGGTCGGACTGGGACTTCCTCGCCGAGGCCGTCAAGGTCGCCATCGCCGAGGGCGCCACGACCATCAATCTGCCCGACACGGTGGGCTACATCGTCCCGAGCGAGTTCCGCCGCTTCTGGGAGCACATCTTCGAGAAGGTCCCGGCCTACGAGGACGTCGTCTTCAGCGCCCACTGCCACAACGACCTGGGCCTGGCCGTGGCCAACAGCCTGATGGCCGTGGAGTGCGGCGTGCGCCAGGTCGAGTGCACCGTCAACGGCATCGGGGAGCGGGCCGGGAACGCCTCGCTCGAGGAGGTCGTGATGGCGCTCCACACGCGCGAGGACGCGCTGCCCTTCACCACGAACATCCGCACGCGGGAGATCTACCCGGCGAGCCGCCTCCTCACCTCGATGACGGGCATCCCCGTCCAGCCGAACAAGGCCGTCGTGGGCAAGAACGCCTTCGCCCACGAGGCGGGCATCCACCAGCACGGCGTCCTCTCCAAGGCCATCACCTACGAGATCATGACGCCCAAGTCGGTGGGCCGGCCCTCCAACTCGCTCGTGCTCGGGAAGCACTCGGGCCGGGCCGGGCTGCGCAACCGCTACGCGCAGCTCGGCTTCAAGATGACGAAGGACGAGGTCTCGGCCATCTACCCGCGCTTCATCGACCTGGCGGACAAGAAGCGCGAGGTCTACGACGAGGACCTCATCGCCCTCCTGCAGGAGGAGCGGGCGGGCCAGGCCGGCAGCTCCTACCAACTCGAGTTCCTCCAGGTGACGAGCTCCACGGGCACCCAGCCGGCGGCGACGGCCATGGTCCGCATCCGGGAGGGCGACACGGTGCACTCCGAAGTGGGCCGAGGGAACGGCCCCGTGGACGCGGCGGTCTACGCCATCCTGCGCATCACGGGGGCCAAGTGCCGGCTCACGGACTTCGCGGTGCACTCCGTCACCCGGGGGCGCGACGCCATGGCCGAGGCGAACCTGACGGTGGAGTTCGAAGACGGGATTCAGCTCGCGGGCCACGCGGCGAGCCCCGACACCGTCGAGGCGGGGGCCAAGGCCTTCCTCAACGCCGTGAACAAGCACCGCCTCACCCAGAGCCTGAAGCAGAACGGCCCGAAGGGGAAGGGCAGGAAGAAGAAGAACGGCCGCGCGAAGGAGGAACTGAAAGGCATCTGA
- a CDS encoding branched-chain amino acid ABC transporter permease — MELLLNAVKDGLLLGGFYGAISVGLTISFGLLDVVNIAHPIFIILGSYIAYVLNSTWGVDPLLAGLLPAPLFYWLGVAVYRVYYRSFERRGEESLRGLVFFFGILFLIEVSLIITYGVDYRLVSAGYIGRSLDLGGLSFAYRLLVPFLAGSLLTLALFLFLTRTFYGKAIMGVSQDRFALQLMGADPVKIKTIAFGLSIATTSLAGALLIIIGPVEPSVGRVYIGRVFAVVVLGGMGSVGGTLVAAIIVGVAESLTSIFVGPAWSEAVSFALLLLALAVRPSGLFGR, encoded by the coding sequence ATGGAATTGTTGCTGAACGCCGTCAAGGATGGGTTGCTGCTGGGGGGTTTTTACGGCGCTATCAGCGTGGGGCTTACGATCTCCTTTGGCCTCCTGGATGTGGTCAACATCGCGCATCCGATATTCATTATTCTGGGTTCTTACATCGCCTACGTTCTGAACTCGACTTGGGGGGTTGACCCTCTTCTTGCGGGCCTCTTGCCCGCTCCTCTCTTCTATTGGCTCGGGGTGGCGGTCTACCGCGTCTACTACAGGAGCTTCGAGAGGAGGGGCGAGGAGTCCCTGCGGGGGCTGGTGTTCTTCTTCGGTATTCTGTTTCTCATCGAGGTGAGCCTCATCATCACCTACGGGGTGGACTACCGGCTGGTGAGCGCGGGTTACATCGGGCGATCCTTGGATTTGGGGGGCTTGAGCTTCGCCTATCGCCTGCTCGTCCCCTTCCTCGCGGGTTCCCTGCTGACGCTGGCTCTTTTCCTGTTCCTCACCAGGACCTTCTACGGAAAGGCCATCATGGGGGTCTCTCAGGACCGTTTCGCCCTTCAGCTCATGGGGGCTGACCCCGTCAAGATCAAGACCATCGCCTTCGGCCTGAGCATCGCCACAACGAGCCTGGCCGGCGCCCTGCTCATCATAATCGGCCCCGTCGAGCCTTCTGTGGGAAGGGTGTACATCGGGCGGGTGTTCGCCGTCGTCGTTTTGGGGGGGATGGGGAGCGTGGGGGGGACCTTGGTCGCCGCCATCATCGTCGGTGTGGCGGAGAGCTTGACCTCCATCTTCGTGGGGCCCGCTTGGTCGGAGGCCGTCTCTTTCGCGCTGCTTCTGCTTGCCCTGGCGGTGAGGCCTTCCGGCCTCTTCGGAAGATAG
- a CDS encoding MmgE/PrpD family protein, whose translation MPDDRPYPATAELARRIAQARVEDVDPPARAKAREAVVDTLGVALAGSREECARLARELAAREGGAPKAALWGGGGRTSLTWAAFANGTAGHALDFDDTDFILLGHPSVVLAPALIALAGERGRDGAHLLAAYAVGFETLRALGRALNPRHYRRGFHATATLGTVGAAAACAHLLRLGEERTRHALSLAASQAAGLGCNFGTMTKPFHAGQASRAGLLAALLAEAGFTSGPDALETGFTAALAAEGIGPGVERFADWEGALRSWGPPWDIEGGVSVKLHPCCAMTHTAIDAMLALRETEGIRPGEVESLGAKSSAMAQKILRYSTASNGLEGKFSMQFCLASALADGRVGLPQFEDQGVQRPLVQDLQRRASFGLDPALDPESHRAEVWVRLKDGREARRAETLPRGHAERPVPEGELRAKFLECAALALPPQKAQAAWDAWWEVEGAGDVGKLAEMLG comes from the coding sequence ATGCCCGACGACCGCCCCTATCCCGCCACGGCCGAGCTCGCCCGCCGCATCGCCCAGGCAAGGGTGGAGGACGTGGACCCCCCCGCCCGGGCCAAGGCCCGCGAGGCCGTCGTGGACACCCTGGGCGTCGCCCTGGCCGGCTCGCGGGAGGAGTGCGCCCGCCTCGCCCGGGAGCTCGCCGCGCGCGAGGGGGGCGCCCCCAAGGCCGCGCTGTGGGGCGGGGGAGGCCGCACCAGCCTCACCTGGGCCGCCTTCGCGAACGGCACCGCCGGCCACGCCCTCGACTTCGACGACACCGACTTCATCCTGCTCGGCCACCCGAGCGTGGTGCTCGCCCCCGCCCTCATCGCCCTGGCCGGGGAGCGCGGGAGGGACGGCGCCCATCTCCTCGCCGCCTACGCCGTGGGCTTCGAGACCCTGCGCGCCCTGGGCCGGGCCCTCAACCCCCGGCACTACCGCCGGGGCTTCCACGCCACCGCCACCCTCGGGACGGTCGGGGCCGCCGCGGCCTGCGCCCACCTCCTGCGCCTCGGCGAGGAGCGGACGCGCCACGCCCTCTCCCTCGCCGCGAGCCAGGCCGCGGGCCTCGGGTGCAACTTCGGCACCATGACCAAGCCCTTCCACGCCGGCCAGGCCTCCCGCGCCGGGCTCTTGGCCGCCCTCCTGGCCGAGGCGGGCTTCACCTCGGGCCCCGACGCCCTCGAGACCGGCTTCACCGCCGCCCTGGCCGCCGAGGGCATCGGGCCCGGCGTCGAGCGCTTCGCGGACTGGGAGGGCGCGCTGCGTTCCTGGGGCCCCCCCTGGGACATCGAGGGCGGCGTCAGCGTCAAGCTCCACCCCTGCTGCGCCATGACCCACACCGCCATCGACGCCATGCTCGCCCTGCGCGAGACCGAGGGCATCCGCCCCGGGGAGGTCGAGAGCCTGGGCGCCAAGTCCTCCGCCATGGCCCAGAAGATCCTGCGCTACTCCACGGCCTCGAACGGCCTCGAGGGCAAGTTCTCCATGCAGTTCTGCCTCGCCTCCGCCCTGGCCGACGGCCGGGTCGGCCTCCCCCAGTTCGAGGACCAAGGCGTCCAAAGGCCCCTCGTCCAGGACCTCCAGCGGCGCGCGAGCTTCGGCCTCGACCCCGCCCTCGACCCCGAGAGCCACCGCGCCGAGGTCTGGGTGCGCCTCAAGGACGGCCGCGAGGCCCGCCGCGCCGAGACCCTCCCCCGGGGCCACGCCGAGCGCCCCGTCCCCGAGGGCGAGCTCCGCGCCAAATTCCTCGAATGCGCCGCCCTCGCCCTCCCGCCCCAAAAGGCCCAGGCCGCCTGGGACGCCTGGTGGGAGGTCGAGGGGGCGGGGGACGTGGGGAAGCTCGCGGAGATGCTGGGGTAG
- a CDS encoding branched-chain amino acid ABC transporter permease → MLATLLSQRFIRNQYFFFAGYVILQYVILATAWNILGGYTGYVNFGTSAFFALGAYSAAILINKLGVSHFLALVVAGGLISGLLGLGIGYLTLRLRGVFFSIATLALAVVLQTAIINWDYVGGARGIYVLRPKEAPFFGHYVEFLFIMMVLLSLVSVGVAWWIENSWVGRGLAAIRDNEEAAECMGVPILKLKLFATTVSGILMGVAGAPFPYYITYLEPSSAFNLDYAVNSLAMPMIGGTTTWIGPVIGAVLLGTAQQLATVTISSHLNLLLVGVILVAFVVLAPEGIVGLVQRLRRRKLS, encoded by the coding sequence ATGCTGGCGACCTTGCTGTCGCAAAGGTTCATCCGGAATCAGTATTTCTTCTTCGCGGGCTACGTCATTCTGCAATACGTTATCCTCGCCACCGCCTGGAACATATTGGGCGGCTACACCGGCTATGTGAATTTCGGGACGTCGGCCTTCTTCGCCCTGGGTGCCTACTCGGCGGCGATTCTGATCAACAAGCTGGGCGTTTCCCACTTCCTGGCCCTCGTCGTCGCGGGAGGGCTGATCTCCGGGCTCCTGGGGCTGGGCATCGGATACCTGACGCTCCGCCTGAGAGGGGTGTTTTTCTCGATCGCCACCTTGGCCCTCGCCGTCGTTTTGCAGACGGCCATCATCAATTGGGATTATGTCGGAGGAGCGCGGGGGATCTATGTTCTGCGGCCGAAGGAAGCTCCCTTCTTCGGGCATTACGTGGAGTTTCTCTTCATCATGATGGTGCTCCTCTCCTTGGTTTCCGTCGGGGTGGCCTGGTGGATCGAGAATTCCTGGGTCGGACGGGGGCTCGCCGCGATCCGGGACAACGAGGAGGCGGCCGAGTGCATGGGAGTTCCCATCCTCAAGCTCAAACTCTTCGCCACCACCGTGAGCGGGATTCTCATGGGCGTTGCGGGGGCCCCCTTCCCCTACTACATCACCTACCTGGAGCCTTCCTCGGCCTTCAACCTGGACTACGCCGTGAACAGCCTGGCCATGCCCATGATCGGCGGGACGACGACCTGGATCGGGCCCGTGATCGGGGCGGTCCTCTTGGGGACGGCCCAGCAGCTGGCCACGGTGACCATTTCCTCGCATTTGAACCTTCTTCTGGTGGGGGTGATTCTCGTGGCCTTCGTCGTGTTGGCGCCTGAGGGAATCGTCGGCCTTGTGCAGCGGCTCAGGAGGAGGAAGCTTTCCTGA